From Populus alba chromosome 16, ASM523922v2, whole genome shotgun sequence:
AGCATGCTCTACCAAGAAACTACAGAAAAGATTCATGATCAAATTATCCTTGTAAATGCACAATGATATCATTTTGATCAGGACATTCAGATAACATAGTTCAGCATACAAAACACATGTCAAGAAACCATCTAAACACAAAAGCATACTTAAAGCAAATATCCAAAAACGACTtccaaaaaattgaaattgaaattcaaaataggAAGGAAACTGTGTTATCTACCACACTATTAAGCAAAACTTTACAAAATAGCACATTCCCCAAACACAGATTGACAGAGAAggagatttttttaatctaattttaaggAAGAAAACAAGGAAACCATCTTTAACATCTTTCCACTATGAAAAAAACTGATACCTCCACAACGTTTCCAACAAGTCCCCTCCCATACCCTACAAATTCATTTGATAGTGGGGCAAATGGCCAATAGCAAGTCTGATAAAGTGATTTAAATTGCTGGCTACTAGTTATTAATATACATTAATTACTATTACTTGAAAATTTCGAAATAGGCATCATGGACTTGTATATTAATACAAAACCCCACAGAAGGCCACCATTTCTCCTCTCCTTTAATCTCTCACTTACAGAACTTTGCTTTCTTTCCAACCAAACAGATTTTCTGGAAGTTATATAATGATTCTGAAATCAAATGATAACAATTAGAGAGCACAACTGCAAAGCTGAGCCCAATTATGCAAACACTTATGTATCACAGAGTTCTTGATGAGTTGATGCCTACAGATCAGACAGTAAAATGCTCATGGGGAAGAAAAGCAGTCTTACATGGTGAGATATGAAATCCATTAGAAGGAGGCATTGGGGCAACTCCGGTTGAATTTAGGTCATGCATCAAGTGAGCCTGCTGCACAAGCAGCTTGTTGAATTCCTCTATTTGTTGCTTTACCTTCAACCTCAAATAATAAGCCCTGAAGAATTCACCATTCTCTTCTTCAAGCTTTTGCCAAACTGGAAAATAAGTTTACAAGTTTGAGAATGAAACAAGATCACCTAACTTGAAGTTGTTCCTGAGCTAAACAATATTAGTTTAGAAGTATGTAACAATGGAAAcaaggggaaaagaaaaggaaccatAATCAACAGGCCTTGCCAGTTCAACGTTATCAGAAAGAACACTTTCAACCtactatttacaaaaaaaagttgaagttaACTCTATAAGTAAGTTTAGGTGAACGCTCCCAAAAATATCAATCAACATGGCTAAACTAATATCCGGTCCCAAACTTTTcaacttatttattttccagTCCTTGTGCATTTATTCCATGTGATTGAATacttaaaagaattttaaattccaTTCAGCAGCTAAAGTTAGAACAAATTACGGAATTCACCGATGCATGTGGGACTTCCCATCCAGACAGACAGGCAGACTGATGATGCCTAGTGGTTCCATTCATGAACTGATAGTCGCTTGAAAAATTGCTCCAATAGCATTGTGCTAAATACTGTTTTGTCAAATAATCGCGTAAAGAACAAATAATCTAATGATGCTTAAAAATGGTGGGAAAACTCATAACCAGTTATCCTAACACTACATTAAGCAGCACTTTCAAGGGTCAAGAAGACAATAAGCAACCCTCAGAAGTGCCACTGTAGGAAATAGTATGCATAGAAGCTACTCATTATTAAACTTTCTGTAACACATAAACAAGGAGTTCCAGTATTAATTGTTACCAAGTTCAGTGAAACCAGGCTCAATCTTTGCTTGAGCCAACAACGTTTCCACAACTTCATTCTGGTTCATGTACAGTTGAAGACACCGCTCTATGAGATTTTGCACCtggaaaaaaacatcaataatccAAAGGATATTTTTTATGACTGCATTGTTATGTCAAGGTCTAAGAGATTATTTAATGATCCCTCAACCCCATGAAAAGAGTTCTGATGCAGAAACCCATTTTTCCCAAAGAAAGATACAGATGAGAGACAATCTCTAATTAACAGctgttcataaaaatattttatggacACACTGGGTATTGTGTGCATAGCAGATATCCAGACTGTACTATTCTCCGTGGTTATTTACAGctattgtttttctaaattagtTAATGTTGAATGGCTAGCACTGAAAAAGTACTACTGAGTcaccaacataaaaataaagcaaagctATCACATGCATGGCTAGAGAAGTGTTAAAAAAAAGGCTAATGGACCTGTACACATTTAGCTCAAGATAGATTTGAACTCCCAAAATCCTATAGACAAGATGCATTCCCTCTGGGTATCATTAACCCTTGCATGGAAAGACAACGAAAATGTTGTCTGTTATTTGACCTTTAACTTAAGAGCCTGAGATTTAAGCTCATACACAGGTGACTAATGTCAGCTAATACTTCCAAATTTACAGTACACGAGGAAGAATTTCCAATTAGGACCTGGATTTctatattaaaatcatgtttccaTTTCAGTATTTATCAGGGAAAGGCCTTAGGAAAGAATCAAAATGTGCTGATGGTTATTTATAAGGCACTGCTATCTAGCAATGAAGACATGTAATCAGTTCAAAAATTCCTGCATCTATCTCCGCGAAAATCAACTAGAACAATTCCAACACAGGGTCAAGTAGCCTATCAAGAAAACATTTCAGAACTACATTTGTTATACAAGGTTCTTGAGGAAGCCAAAGGTCAAAACTAATTTTGTTAGCATTTTTCAACTATCCTCATTGGCTGCTTACTTGATACAAAATAATTCTACTGCTACAATTAGTAGAACAAGATAGCACATATCAAAAGTTCATCAACTCTAAAATTCAAAGATCTACAACTTACAACTTGTATGTCTTTTGGTAAGACCCTTCTCACTGGTCCGCTCGACATCTCTTGATATTGGAAATGAAAAGGCGAACAAGCTGAATAACCTTCTATGTGACAATATCCTTCATTagtctattttattttacatgctaTTTCCTTGAGGCTTCAAGAAATATTAGATTTGATGAAAAAGGGTCTAAACTGAAACAAGCACACACAAGAATCAATATTCACGAATTAGTCCTCCAATGTTATCAGATgttaaacaaaaaaccaaagatAATTTCCATCAAAATCAGCTATGCCAATAAAGCgaaaagaaaagtcaattaACCATGTAATTTAGCATCAGATTGTCCAGGTATTCACACATAAGCAAAGGAATAAATAGTGGGGATTCGAATAAATACTAGAACTCAGTAAATTCTGCAGCCAGGAGCACCCAAAAGCAAAAGGAAATGGGTAAAAAAAGGTGTTTGTGCGTGTCAGAAAAATTTTCCATTGCAGAGCATCCAATTACTTAAATAACCAATAACAATTAGAACACGGCGAATAAACCTCggcaaaatcaaaatacaactTAGCATTTAAGAAATAGTTGACGATTGAGTTTGAATTCCATTGAATCTAGCACTAATTTtcgttaataatatattaatccTAAACCACTAAACCCCTAATTACAACacaacgaagaaaaaaaaatctccaatcCTTCTCCCACCCAAGTTCATTCCTTTTCAAGCTTAAAAACACCCGTTAACAACACAACTTGTCTTTTATCTCACAATTTTGAAACAACCATTAACAATGGAAAAACAGTTCAAACACAAGATTTGTATTCCAATCCATCCAGCTCTAATTCTCCTTAATAATTCAGGTTCATACATAACCTCCCAAGTCCCTAATTACAaaactaataatataataaaacaggtttataaagtttaattctttcGCGTCAAGTTCAAAGCTTTTCCAAGCCCAAACACCATTCCCCCTCAATTTTCTCGGAAACCAAACACTTCCCCTCCCTTATCTATCAGTTTTCTCATAAACCAAACAGACCCTGTCACAATTcaacaaaatcacaaaaagaaaattttgatcaCCAtaattcaccaaaaaaaaaccaaaaccctagagtcacaataacaacaacaatatcaaaacaaaaaaaaacaattaaagaaaagataaaaacattaatttcgataaaaagtaaaaaataaatgctgaCAGTTAAATacatataagaaaaaatgataataataaacggataaaatacaaagtttaataatagtaattattattattattattaatctaccttaaaaattggaaattttgtaagagagaaagagataacaaagagagagggagaggttTTTTATGGATCGATAATGGtgtctgcttttttttttatctggtaaTGAAgaggaatatttttatttttatgagtgGGAAGAAGCATGGAATCATGCCACGTGGATAATCGTGAGAGTTGTGGGGACAAGTGAAGAGATCAGGTGGTGGTGATTGATTGGGACTCTCTAGTTTTTGTTGGTGTACTGCTTGGCAAATGTTGGTCaacttttggatttttcttttaccAAATTTGCTGTTCTTTCTTTTATGATGTGAATTTAAATTTGGAgggaaaaataactaaataataaattggTATTGATTACAGATAATTCAATTTGAGTtatctaatttattaatttcattcaaaatttcgttttcttttaaaaatttatttaaaagaccatgttaattattattatcattatttttaataataaagggTCATTTTAATCtccttttatgttaatttaaactAAGTTACTtctttagttaattttaaagacttgtcttttatatcaatttaatataattaaaaaaaaattaataatttttttttgtaaatatcaaTCTCTTACTTGAAATTCTAAAAGTCAAAAGAAGTAAGTATGTCTCTTTaaatataacattttattattattattattatttaaatatttgagtTCATTGagagtaaataataataataaaaaaataggtgtaAAAGGAAGTCGTTATATATGATGATTGGTTGAGTTTTGGTGAAGGGCTGAAAGTATTGTACTTTATAGGTGTAAGTTGACCCTTTGGAATTTCTGAACCTGTTACTTAGGGTGATGATGAACATGAATGACAATGATAGATTTTCCACCGTAATTGAAAACAACTCAGCTAATGcataaatacaaaagaaaatccccaaattttcttattcttttttattttaaatttgaatttagtggaaatatgttgaatttttttttatatataaatatactaattatagtatgataataataacaaagttCTTAGCGTATAAAACCTCGTATGAGAATAATTTAATTCTCTCagtaaatagtaaaaataaataaaaacatctaaaaaaaactttcaaaattaaaaaataaaaaaaatgtttgatatGGCGGTAATTCATACTTTCAAGTGCATTCTAAGAAcatgtttcatttaaaaaatatattaaagtattgctttttggtgttttccaatattttttgtcaaaaaataaaataaaaataccatattTTGTGACCATAAACAAAATATCTATGGTGGGAATCATATACTATTTATTTGGGGGTGGCTCAATGATTGGACTACATAATTGGATAATGCCTCAAATCCCCTTAAATTCCTATCATACAAAAACTGGCTTCGCAAAGTGAGGGCTCTGTACAGCTAAGAAAACAACTAGGCAGTCCAATTGGCAAAGaatcaaaatcaatcaatgGTTGTGTGAAGGTGGAGTTTCCCCGAAGCACCTTCAGCAGGACAAAACGTTTGgcattttccatttttgggaCAGATATCTGGCTGAAATCTTTGCTTGTCTCCTTCGTATTGCCTGTTAAGTCAAAATCATCAATGCTTGCTGGCCTCGCTCACCGACATGCATCTTTAAACGTTTCACTCATTCAAGCCTCAAAATCTTTTACTGGCTGCTATAATGCATCCCCAAGAAAGGTGCATTTCAAAAAATGAACATGGTGGGGTTAATCTTCAAGGTCAGTCTTAGAGCAAGATGCTAATTGCCTCGCCCTTTGTTATTGAGCAAAACAAACACCATCTTGTAGTTTTGATCTGTTTCTATTTGAGTTAATTGCATATACCATGGATAGAATTGGATAGAACAAATCACACAAGCAGCAGCTGGAAAGCTGCTCTACCaacttttattgttttgaatgcATACAGTGGAATTGTAACACGAACAACACAACACCATCCAATATATCAACACCCCAGGTAACAAATACTTATGCTATAAAGTTTCAACATAATTCAAGTAACTGTGCATTATTTGCCTGTTACGGGTAAAAAGGCAGGGGGGAGGCTGGCGTGCAATTTGGGGTTAAATTTGGAGACGCTCAAACATTTATAATGGTCCAGTTCTTAATGCATGGTCTAAATCAGCAATCAGATCATTGACATCCTCTATCCCCACTGAGATACGAATAAGATCTTCAGTGAGACCTCTGGCTTCTCGTACTGCAGCTGGTATACTTGCATGGGACATGAAGCAGGGCATGCTTATAAGGGATTTTACACTCCCTACAATAGACAATTACATAGTAAGGAAGCAGCTTGCAACCAAGTGTGAGCTAAAAAACATCAGTTCTCAAAACATTCACAACGATcacatttcaattttatcagaCAGGATTTGCAACATGACAATCCACATCTATGTACTGTTAACagattggattttaaaattggAGGCTACGCAACACGAGGCAAACATTAAATATGCAAGCCTCTTGCTGCAAGCATATATTGGAGCAAATGAATGCCCTCTCGTGGAACTTTCAAGATTCACAACCTTAGCTTTTAAGAAATATGAGATGCATAGGTTATGGTGATATCAAATATCAGCTGAATCTGTCTTATGAGGTGTGGAAACCATAACATAAAACTACCACTCCAATGACCTAAGATTTCCAATACACATGAGGAACAATCCGTTTCCAAAATCCCtctggtggttttttttttttttttcaagcttcaTTATCTCTGGTTGCATATTTATTGGACATGCATTCAAATTCTAACATGCAAAGACAATAGTGATCTGTATCTTCAACATCATCTTTCACCATGCAGATATCTCAGGGGTTTTAtcaattggattttaaattacccccaaaaatattttcaagtcaTGAAAAACTTTGAGTAGGAAGAATGTTTACCAAAACTGACAGTTATGCTGAAATACTTGGTAGCCTCAACAACGTGCTTCGAGAGAGCCAGTGATCCGGTGAGAAAGCTAAGCACTGATCCTGCACCCTTTGCCTGCaagagatttttaaaaaaagggctTTCTTATATAAAAGGTTTCATGCTGCAAGAACGAGGTTAGTATCGAAGCTAAGTCTAACATCAGGCACACCTGAGAATAGTGCAAATCACGTCCAGGATGACCAGGAAGACCTGCATAATTTACTTTCTTCACCCGCGGATGTGATGCAAGGAACTCAGCAATTTTCTGTGCATTCTCCTGCCAAAAGGCAAAGATCCTACTAAGTGGGTTGTTGCAGATATCATCAGAATATTCACAAGAAACTATTTGGTCAAGTTTGACCTCAGCTTTTCCACCCATCGGATTGTACAATATACAATAAATATGAGTGAATTCAAATTAGCACCTGCTGTTTCTCAACTCGTAAGGCCATGGTTTTGATGCCTCGTAAGCAAATCCAACAGTCAAATGGTGCTAACCCAGAGCCTTCTGCATTTTGGAGGAAATACAGATCTCTTGCCAAGCTGGTAATGCAGGAAAGACttcagaaataaataaattataaatgtttaaaaGAAATGAAGTCTACATAGGTAGTCACTGCAGATATTTATACTGGCTAAGGGAGAATAATGACCTCAAGTATTTATACTAAGTTTGCCAACTTAAAGCATGAGCATGTGTGTGTCATGCAGAACAGTTCCAATACAGAATTTAGAATACAGCAACTATATCCTctcaagggaaaaagaaaacaacaacttCATCATATGGAACTCCTTCAGCTTGACAGAAAAAACTGTTTGCAAACACAATAAATTGCTAGGCATTAAAAATACGGTATGCAAACAGGTTTTCTCCAGTCACAAGATCAATGTTAACAAAGAAACACAAGACCACAAGTGATACGGCACTTCAACTCTATATCACAAATGGCTATAAAAAGGCAAGTGAAATACACCAAACAATACACATAATGCGGTAGAACTGTATTTAGCCAATGGGTTTCTTTATACTCAAGCAGTTTCTAACCCTGATTGAAAAGACAGATAAGAGCTCTGAAGAGAGCAAACTTTCTAAACTTAAAGatagcaaaggaaacaaaagacaTCCCTTACAAATGCACTAAGAAATACTTAAGTTAGAGCCGTAACCTTTCCCCTTTTACCACAAGCACACCTGCCATGACATCACTATGTCCAGCTATAAATTTAGTCACTGAGTGCATCACAATGTCTGCAAGCAACGTGAATAATTCAAAACTAAGCACTAGGCAGAACTGCAGATCCTAATTGTTACAACCACAATGCATTGGCCTTACCTGCTCCAAGTTCCAGCGGTTGTGATAATACAGGAGACAAAATACTATTATCTACCAAGACAAGAGCACCATGTGCATGAGCCATCTCTGCAATTTTCTGAAACCTTGACAGATTGGCAAAccattgtaaataaaaataaacaataaaaatacaagaacaatTGATGGCTATTCAGAACAGACAACCAAAAAGACAGGGAGAATAGTTATGAACAATATATCCCCGCATCACGGGTTACTATTGGTCAGCCATTTTTGTAAACCaaccataactttttttttgcaCAGTATCAAGCAGGATAACCAGAATGCATTTATTCAcatatacataatataaaaaatcaatagcaAACACTTCTGTATAGCCTAACTTCCAAACGGTCAAATTAGGATATTCTACCACAATAACAATAAACCTGAATgcttaataacaaacaaatttcCTAACTTTGAAAAAATGTGACTCTTACACGAATATCAGAAATTTGTTGACGAGGGTTAGTTGGGCTCTCTAGCCACATGAGCTTTGTTTGGGGACCAATTGCAGATGCAACTTCTTGTAGATCACTTGTATTTACCCGTCTGCCCATTGCTAAGCATAAGTATCTCATATTTTCAGTTACAACAGGATCATggtatacaaaaagaaaaaagaaagaaaccagaCTAACTTAACCACAATTCCAGCCTTCGGAGTTACTTGTGACAACAATCGGTCAGAACCACCATAAATGTCATCTCCAGCAACAATTTCCTGGCCTAAGATGGCATTGAACAAAGTTAACATGAAATATTCCACACAAATTCAAGATTAACTATTTCTGGCCATATTAAGAACAGAATAGACGTTCTACAAAGACAATTTGCACAAACATGTGCAGAGTATGGAACTCATAACCTCAAACCTATGTAATTACAGTTGCCAAATGTTTAAAGCCTATTACAATCTCCGGACCATAATGGACTGGGGATATTTTGAGACATAGCTAATAATGTGGTATGgtagattaaaaaaacagattgtGGGTGCAAACAAGAGACAAAAAAAGAGTGAAAAGCACCTGTTCCAACAAGATGAGTGACAGCAGCCAAAGCAGCCATTCCACTTGTGAAGCATAATGCCCGATCTCCTTTATCTAGCTTCGCCAGGAggctaaaaaaaagaataaaaacagaaataagCTTAGAAGGAAGAAGTTGCAAGGAGAAACGACCAAGGCTATCCTTCTAATACTTGTGAAAACTGCTTCATCAGCATTATACAcaccaacaaacaaacaaaaatacctTTCTAAGGCATCCCTAGTAGGATTTCCACTTCTAGTATAATCATATTGACCATTCTCTGTCGCTGATGACTGCAAtacaaggcataaaaaaaaaactcattaaagcCCCCAAAATGGAATGATGCTAAGCAAGTGTTATGCCATACGAATAAGGAAATAGCACATTAAAAAGGGAACTAAGTCCATGTCAAAAGCATATCAACTTCCACAAGCTTCTTAGACTAATGTCCATGACTCTCTATTCCTATTCTCATCACTCGCAATCCAAACTTGTTACTTTCTTGCCCCAATTTCGTTATGAACATGACATGACAAATACATCAAAACTTCACCAGCATTACACATACACTTTTCACCTCCCTCATCATCTGTAACACACAACACATAAAGTTGCTTCCCTTTCAACAATACCTGCTTAAATGTAGCTGTTTGGTAAAGTGGTGTACTCATTGCACCATAAGGATCGAACTTGTTCTCAAAATTCATCAATATTGTCGAAACACTAGGTTCCTTAATCTCAATTTCTGTAAAAAGATGCAAACTTTACATTAAAAACTGCAAACACAATAAGCTCATAAAttcaaataacaacaaaaacaaaacaaacacatacCATTTAAACACTCTCCT
This genomic window contains:
- the LOC118033259 gene encoding cystathionine beta-lyase, chloroplastic, producing MTSSLSLKPCFSSLYTEVKNNRGFGSGFLPTSFWVKKDCSLRGENLIIVKKFEVNCLKDKDMDVRTSALVDGVGECLNEIEIKEPSVSTILMNFENKFDPYGAMSTPLYQTATFKQSSATENGQYDYTRSGNPTRDALESLLAKLDKGDRALCFTSGMAALAAVTHLVGTGQEIVAGDDIYGGSDRLLSQVTPKAGIVVKRVNTSDLQEVASAIGPQTKLMWLESPTNPRQQISDIRKIAEMAHAHGALVLVDNSILSPVLSQPLELGADIVMHSVTKFIAGHSDVMAGVLVVKGESLARDLYFLQNAEGSGLAPFDCWICLRGIKTMALRVEKQQENAQKIAEFLASHPRVKKVNYAGLPGHPGRDLHYSQAKGAGSVLSFLTGSLALSKHVVEATKYFSITVSFGSVKSLISMPCFMSHASIPAAVREARGLTEDLIRISVGIEDVNDLIADLDHALRTGPL